From one Lolium rigidum isolate FL_2022 chromosome 4, APGP_CSIRO_Lrig_0.1, whole genome shotgun sequence genomic stretch:
- the LOC124648207 gene encoding PLASMODESMATA CALLOSE-BINDING PROTEIN 3-like: protein MGDRHYNVDACVREGRSLLAGYVCCRKSSETLKQTKGDVFVWTLSRITASGQAAGRAVEHGVARLERARDTPRRDVTTPLATVPLPTNPAPASPLATAEPSLAHPVAAASAGSWCVASPSAGAAALQVALDYACGQGADCSPIQPGGSCADPDTVRDHASYAFNSYYQKNPVQTSCDFAGAAILTSTDPSTTTCKYPSTGTGASVLNTTNPLTPTFGSPPGGYYNSPPGAGGFYNPPPLYGSMSPPDYGAGISAATTPRSTIRTTSLTCILVAAACLNLYK from the exons AAAATCTAGCGAAACTCTCAAACAAACAAAAGGTGATGTTTTCGTCTGGACGCTCTCACGAATTACTGCTTCGGGTCAAGCTGCAGGGCGAGCGGTCGAGCACGGCGTGGCGAGGCTGGAGCGCGCGCGCGACACGCCGAGGCGGGACGTGACGACGCCGCTCGCGACCGTGCCGCTGCCGACGAACCCCGCGCCGGCGTCGCCGCTTGCCACCGCCGAGCCGTCGCTGGCGCACCCGGTTGCCGCTGCCAGCGCCGGGAGCTGGTGCGTGGCGAGCCCGagcgcgggcgcggcggcgctgcAGGTGGCGCTGGACTACGCGTGCGGGCAGGGCGCGGACTGCTCGCCGATCCAGCCCGGCGGGAGCTGCGCCGACCCGGACACCGTGCGCGACCACGCCTCATACGCCTTCAACTCGTACTACCAGAAGAACCCCGTCCAGACCAGCTGCGACTTCGCCGGCGCCGCCATCCTCACCAGCACCGATCCCAGCACCACCACCTGCAAGTATCCGTCAACCGG CACGGGCGCATCGGTTCTGAACACGACGAATCCGCTGACCCCGACGTTCGGCTCTCCTCCCGGCGGCTACTACAACTCTCCTCCTGGCGCTGGCGGCTTCTACAACCCCCCTCCTCTCTACGGGTCCATGTCGCCTCCGGACTACGGCGCCGGCATCAGCGCCGCCACGACACCACGCAGCACGATCAGGACGACGTCGCTGACGTGCATCCTCGTTGCGGCGGCGTGTCTCAACCTGTACAAGTAA